The Streptomyces cynarae genome contains a region encoding:
- the ftsY gene encoding signal recognition particle-docking protein FtsY, giving the protein METVILAVVIAVVVLGALGGLIVGSRRRKPLPPPPPTTPDITAPPAEPHVGDEAETPRDEERRTIEEVDLPGGGAPVAVEEPPVVEAPPIEIPEPTAGRLVRLRARLSRSQNALGKGLLTLLSREHLDDETWEEIEDTLLTADVGVQPTQELVERLRERVKVLGTRTPQELRGLLREELLTLVGTDMDRTVRTEPESSKPGIVMVVGVNGTGKTTTTGKLARVLVADGRTVVLGAADTFRAAAADQLQTWGERVGAYTVRGPEGGDPASVAFDAVKEGKEMGYDVVLIDTAGRLHTKTGLMDELGKVKRVVEKHAPLDEVLLVLDATTGQNGLVQARVFAEVVDITGIVLTKLDGTAKGGIVVAVQRELGVPVKLVGLGEGADDLAPFEPEAFVDALIGD; this is encoded by the coding sequence ATGGAAACCGTCATCCTTGCTGTAGTCATCGCCGTGGTCGTGCTCGGCGCGCTCGGCGGGCTCATCGTCGGCAGCCGGCGCCGGAAGCCGCTGCCCCCGCCGCCCCCGACGACGCCCGACATCACCGCCCCTCCGGCCGAGCCGCACGTCGGCGACGAGGCCGAGACGCCGCGCGACGAGGAACGCCGGACGATAGAGGAGGTGGATCTTCCGGGCGGTGGGGCTCCCGTCGCCGTCGAGGAGCCGCCCGTCGTCGAGGCGCCCCCGATCGAGATCCCCGAGCCCACCGCCGGCCGTCTGGTCCGCCTGCGCGCCCGTCTGTCCCGTTCGCAGAACGCGCTCGGCAAGGGGCTCCTCACCCTCCTGTCCCGGGAACACCTCGACGACGAGACCTGGGAGGAGATCGAGGACACGCTGCTCACCGCCGACGTCGGCGTGCAGCCCACCCAGGAGCTGGTCGAGCGGCTGCGCGAGCGTGTGAAGGTGCTCGGCACCCGCACGCCCCAGGAGCTGCGCGGTCTGCTGCGCGAGGAGCTGCTCACGCTGGTCGGCACCGACATGGACCGCACGGTCCGCACCGAGCCCGAGTCCAGCAAGCCCGGCATCGTGATGGTCGTGGGCGTCAACGGCACCGGCAAGACCACCACCACCGGCAAGCTGGCCCGGGTCCTGGTGGCCGACGGCCGCACCGTCGTCCTCGGCGCCGCCGACACCTTCCGTGCCGCCGCCGCCGACCAGCTGCAGACCTGGGGCGAGCGGGTAGGCGCCTACACCGTGCGCGGCCCGGAGGGCGGCGACCCGGCCTCCGTGGCCTTCGACGCAGTGAAGGAAGGCAAGGAGATGGGCTACGACGTCGTGCTCATCGACACCGCAGGCCGCCTCCACACCAAGACCGGCCTCATGGACGAGCTCGGCAAGGTCAAGCGCGTCGTGGAGAAGCACGCCCCGCTCGACGAGGTGCTGCTCGTCCTGGACGCCACGACCGGGCAGAACGGCCTCGTCCAGGCCCGCGTCTTCGCCGAGGTCGTGGACATCACCGGCATCGTGCTGACCAAGCTCGACGGCACGGCCAAGGGCGGCATCGTGGTGGCGGTCCAGCGCGAGCTGGGTGTACCGGTGAAGCTGGTCGGCCTCGGCGAGGGTGCCGACGACCTGGCGCCGTTCGAGCCGGAAGCGTTCGTGGATGCGCTTATCGGGGACTGA
- the coaD gene encoding pantetheine-phosphate adenylyltransferase: MRRAVCPGSFDPITNGHLDIIARASKLYDEVYVAVMINKAKKGLFEIDERIDLIRQVTAEFGNVTVESFHGLLVDFCKQRDIPAIVKGLRAVSDFDYELQMAQMNNGLSGVETLFVPTNPTYSFLSSSLVKEVAAWGGDVSHLVPPIVLQALDQRLKKD, translated from the coding sequence GTGCGCCGCGCCGTCTGTCCCGGGTCGTTCGACCCGATCACCAACGGACACCTCGACATCATCGCCCGCGCCTCCAAGCTGTACGACGAGGTGTACGTGGCGGTGATGATCAACAAGGCCAAGAAGGGCCTGTTCGAGATCGACGAGCGGATCGACCTGATCCGTCAGGTCACCGCCGAGTTCGGGAACGTCACCGTGGAGTCCTTCCACGGCCTCCTCGTCGACTTCTGCAAGCAGCGCGACATCCCCGCCATCGTCAAGGGCCTGCGCGCCGTCAGCGACTTCGACTACGAGCTGCAGATGGCCCAGATGAACAACGGCCTCTCCGGTGTCGAAACCCTCTTCGTCCCCACCAACCCCACCTACAGCTTCCTGTCCTCCTCGCTCGTCAAGGAGGTCGCGGCCTGGGGCGGAGACGTCTCCCACCTGGTGCCCCCGATCGTCCTTCAGGCCCTCGACCAGCGCCTGAAGAAGGACTGA
- a CDS encoding sugar porter family MFS transporter has translation MTSTAQASRTGAGTAHPDHLGHVIFIAAAAAMGGFLFGYDSSVINGAVEAIRDRYDIGSAALAQVIAIALIGCAVGAATAGRIADRLGRIRVMQIAAVLFVVSAVGSALPFALWDFALWRVIGGFAIGMASVIGPAYIAEVAPPAYRGRLGSFQQAAIVVGIAISQLVNWGLLNAAGGDQRGKLMGLEAWQVMLGVMVVPALLYGLLSFAIPESPRFLISVGKRERAREILAEVEGQGTDLDARVTEIEQAMKSEHKSSFKDLLGGGFFFKPIVWVGIGLSVFQQFVGINVAFYYSSTLWQSVGVDPTDSFFYSFTTSIINIVGTVIAMIFVDRIGRKPLALIGSIGMAVGLALEAWAFSFHLVDGKLPSTQGWVALIAAHVFVLFFALSWGVVVWVMLGEMFPNRIRAAALGVAAAAQWIANWAITASFPSLADWNLSGTYVIYTVFAALSIPFVLKFVKETKGKALEEMG, from the coding sequence GTGACCAGCACAGCGCAGGCATCCAGGACAGGAGCCGGTACGGCTCACCCCGATCATCTCGGGCACGTCATCTTCATCGCGGCGGCCGCCGCGATGGGCGGCTTCCTCTTCGGCTACGACAGCTCCGTGATCAACGGCGCCGTCGAGGCCATCCGGGACCGCTATGACATCGGCTCCGCAGCGCTGGCCCAGGTGATCGCGATCGCCCTGATCGGCTGTGCCGTCGGCGCCGCGACCGCAGGCCGCATAGCGGACCGCCTCGGCCGCATCCGGGTGATGCAGATCGCGGCGGTTCTCTTCGTCGTCAGCGCGGTCGGCTCCGCCCTGCCCTTCGCCCTGTGGGACTTCGCCCTCTGGCGTGTCATCGGCGGCTTCGCCATCGGCATGGCCTCCGTGATCGGCCCCGCCTACATCGCCGAGGTCGCCCCGCCCGCCTACCGCGGCCGGCTCGGCTCCTTCCAGCAGGCCGCGATCGTCGTCGGCATCGCCATCTCGCAGCTGGTCAACTGGGGCCTGCTCAACGCCGCCGGCGGCGACCAGCGCGGCAAGCTGATGGGCCTGGAGGCCTGGCAGGTCATGCTCGGCGTCATGGTCGTCCCGGCCCTCCTCTACGGCCTGCTCTCCTTCGCCATCCCCGAGTCCCCCCGCTTCCTGATCTCCGTCGGCAAGCGTGAGCGCGCCCGGGAGATCCTCGCCGAGGTCGAGGGCCAGGGCACCGACCTGGACGCCCGCGTCACCGAGATCGAGCAGGCCATGAAGAGCGAGCACAAGTCCAGCTTCAAGGACCTGCTCGGCGGCGGCTTCTTCTTCAAGCCGATCGTCTGGGTCGGCATCGGCCTGTCGGTCTTCCAGCAGTTCGTCGGCATCAACGTCGCGTTCTACTACTCCTCGACGCTGTGGCAGTCGGTCGGCGTCGACCCGACGGACTCGTTCTTCTACTCCTTCACCACCTCGATCATCAACATCGTCGGCACCGTGATCGCGATGATCTTCGTGGACCGCATCGGCCGCAAGCCGCTCGCGCTCATCGGCTCCATCGGCATGGCCGTCGGCCTCGCACTGGAGGCCTGGGCGTTCTCGTTCCACCTGGTCGACGGAAAGCTGCCGAGCACCCAGGGCTGGGTCGCCCTGATCGCCGCCCACGTGTTCGTCCTCTTCTTCGCCCTGTCCTGGGGCGTGGTGGTCTGGGTCATGCTCGGCGAGATGTTCCCGAACCGGATCCGCGCCGCCGCCCTGGGCGTGGCCGCCGCCGCGCAGTGGATCGCCAACTGGGCCATCACCGCGAGCTTCCCCTCGCTCGCCGACTGGAACCTGTCCGGCACCTACGTGATCTACACGGTCTTCGCCGCGCTCTCCATCCCGTTCGTCCTGAAGTTCGTGAAGGAGACGAAGGGCAAGGCGCTGGAGGAGATGGGCTGA
- a CDS encoding winged helix-turn-helix transcriptional regulator produces MNSTQERAEEQDLAYNVFAKACPSRGTLEHVTGRWGGLTLGALYEGSMRFNELRRRVDGVSEKMLSQTLHALERDGLVHREAQPTNPPRVDYELTPLGREVAERLLALIHCVEGRMDDVLAARERYDDTRGAL; encoded by the coding sequence ATGAACAGCACCCAGGAGCGCGCGGAGGAACAGGACCTCGCCTACAACGTGTTCGCCAAGGCATGCCCCTCGCGCGGCACGCTGGAGCACGTCACGGGCCGCTGGGGCGGACTCACGCTCGGCGCGCTGTACGAGGGCTCGATGCGCTTCAACGAGCTGCGCCGCCGGGTCGACGGCGTGAGCGAGAAGATGCTGTCCCAGACCCTGCATGCGCTGGAGCGCGACGGTCTGGTGCACCGCGAGGCCCAGCCGACCAACCCGCCGCGGGTGGACTACGAACTGACCCCCCTGGGCCGCGAGGTCGCCGAGCGCCTGCTGGCCCTCATCCACTGCGTGGAGGGCCGGATGGACGATGTCCTGGCGGCCCGCGAGCGTTACGACGATACGCGCGGCGCCCTCTGA
- the rsmD gene encoding 16S rRNA (guanine(966)-N(2))-methyltransferase RsmD gives MTRVIAGRAGGRRLAVPPGHGTRPTSDRAREGLFSTWQALLGGPLDGERVLDLYAGSGAVGLEALSRGAGHTLLVEADARAARTVRENVRALGLPGAEVRAGKAEQIIRTSAPADPYDIVFLDPPYAVSDDDLREILLTLRSGGWLAADALVTVERSTRGGEFRWPDGFDAIRARRYGEGTFWYGRAASTCEDAR, from the coding sequence ATGACCCGCGTGATCGCCGGTCGCGCCGGCGGGCGCCGGCTCGCCGTTCCGCCCGGGCACGGGACCCGCCCCACCTCCGACCGGGCGCGCGAGGGTCTCTTCTCGACCTGGCAGGCCCTCCTCGGCGGCCCGCTGGACGGCGAACGGGTGCTCGACCTGTACGCCGGCTCCGGCGCCGTCGGCCTGGAGGCCCTGTCCCGCGGCGCCGGCCACACCCTGCTTGTCGAGGCCGACGCCCGCGCCGCCCGCACCGTCCGTGAGAACGTCAGAGCGCTCGGCCTGCCCGGTGCCGAAGTCAGGGCGGGCAAAGCGGAACAGATCATCCGGACATCGGCGCCGGCGGACCCGTACGACATCGTCTTCCTCGACCCGCCGTACGCCGTGTCCGACGACGATCTTCGCGAGATTCTGCTCACACTCCGCTCGGGGGGCTGGCTCGCGGCCGATGCCCTCGTCACCGTGGAGCGCAGCACCAGAGGCGGGGAATTCCGGTGGCCTGACGGCTTCGACGCGATCCGGGCCCGTCGCTACGGCGAGGGCACGTTTTGGTACGGTCGCGCCGCCTCTACGTGCGAAGACGCACGATGA
- the rnc gene encoding ribonuclease III translates to MSDAKADPNARKKADNTASSHTLLEGRLGYKVESALLVRALTHRSYAYENGGLPTNERLEFLGDSVLGLVVTDTLYRTHPDLPEGQLAKLRAAVVNSRALAEVGRGLDLGSFIRLGRGEEGTGGRDKASILADTLEAVIGAVYLDQGLESAAELVHRLFDPLIEKSSNLGAGLDWKTSLQELTATEGLGVPEYLVTETGPDHEKTFTAAARVGGVSYGTGTGRSKKEAEQQAAESAWRSIRAAADERAKAAAEAGAPDGTTETAAAAPASDTATA, encoded by the coding sequence ATGTCTGACGCCAAGGCGGACCCAAACGCCAGGAAGAAGGCGGACAACACAGCCTCGTCCCACACGCTTCTGGAAGGGCGGCTCGGCTACAAGGTCGAGTCCGCCCTTCTGGTGCGTGCGCTGACCCACCGCTCCTACGCGTACGAGAACGGCGGTCTGCCGACGAACGAGCGCCTGGAGTTCCTCGGGGACTCCGTGCTCGGCCTCGTCGTCACCGACACGCTGTACCGCACCCACCCCGACCTGCCCGAGGGCCAGCTGGCCAAGCTGCGGGCCGCGGTGGTCAACTCACGTGCGCTGGCGGAGGTGGGCCGCGGGCTCGACCTCGGCTCCTTCATCCGGCTCGGCCGGGGCGAGGAGGGCACGGGCGGCCGGGACAAGGCGTCCATCCTCGCCGACACCCTCGAAGCGGTGATCGGTGCTGTCTATCTCGACCAGGGGCTGGAATCGGCGGCGGAGCTGGTGCACCGTCTGTTCGACCCGCTGATCGAGAAGTCCTCGAATCTCGGCGCCGGCCTGGACTGGAAGACCAGCCTCCAGGAGCTGACCGCGACCGAGGGGCTCGGCGTTCCCGAGTACCTGGTCACGGAGACCGGCCCGGACCACGAGAAGACCTTTACTGCTGCCGCCCGCGTCGGAGGCGTCTCGTACGGCACCGGCACCGGCCGCAGCAAGAAGGAGGCGGAGCAGCAGGCCGCGGAGTCGGCCTGGCGCTCCATCCGCGCCGCTGCGGACGAGCGTGCCAAGGCGGCGGCGGAGGCGGGGGCCCCCGACGGGACCACCGAGACCGCCGCCGCGGCTCCGGCCAGCGACACGGCTACGGCCTGA
- a CDS encoding YceD family protein → MALNARLDHRNPLVFDTHELGRRPGALQRLTRTVDAPKDFGIRGVIGVPEGAPVELELRMESVMEGVLVTGTARATAEGECVRCLEPVELELEADFQELFSYPDADDRGRVIAEPGDDAEDDEDRFFLEDGLFDLEPLLRDAVVLALPMQPVCQEDCPGLCSECGARLADDPDHHHDAVDIRWAALQGFADSSQSGDKDDTSGAEAGVDEKQEK, encoded by the coding sequence ATGGCCCTGAACGCCCGCCTCGACCACCGCAACCCCCTCGTGTTCGACACGCACGAGCTGGGTCGGCGGCCTGGTGCGCTTCAGCGCCTGACCCGCACGGTCGACGCCCCGAAGGACTTCGGTATCCGCGGGGTCATCGGAGTGCCGGAAGGCGCCCCGGTGGAGCTCGAACTCCGTATGGAGTCGGTCATGGAAGGGGTGCTCGTCACGGGCACCGCCCGTGCCACGGCCGAGGGGGAGTGCGTAAGGTGTCTGGAGCCGGTCGAGCTGGAGCTCGAAGCGGACTTCCAGGAACTGTTCTCGTACCCTGACGCCGACGACCGGGGCCGTGTGATCGCGGAACCGGGCGACGACGCCGAGGACGACGAGGACAGGTTCTTCCTCGAGGACGGACTCTTCGACCTCGAACCTCTGCTGCGCGATGCGGTGGTGCTCGCACTGCCGATGCAGCCGGTGTGCCAGGAAGACTGTCCGGGCCTGTGCTCCGAGTGCGGGGCACGGCTCGCGGACGACCCGGACCACCACCACGACGCCGTCGACATCCGTTGGGCGGCACTGCAGGGATTCGCCGACTCATCCCAGAGTGGCGACAAGGACGATACGAGCGGCGCCGAAGCGGGCGTCGACGAGAAGCAGGAGAAGTAG
- a CDS encoding bifunctional DNA primase/polymerase, with the protein MGFTIGGTRGIRDIRSGARRRGRSSECTAVAEYTGLWGWDVVPGARAVAGQCSCGKSDCGAPGAHPLDFAPGVGAGATLDEVTEAWAEVPGAAVMLPVGRAFDVIEVAESAGRRALVRLERMGLPLGPVTATPEGRAHFFVAPGSAAQLPGLLYRMAWDDTALDLHALGPGAYITAPPSDRGGLGPVRWLRSPALDSATSPPSARLLIGTLAYVAHRSPV; encoded by the coding sequence ATGGGCTTCACGATCGGCGGCACGCGGGGCATCCGCGACATCCGCTCCGGTGCTCGGCGCCGGGGCCGCTCGTCGGAGTGCACGGCCGTGGCCGAGTACACGGGACTGTGGGGCTGGGACGTGGTGCCCGGCGCACGGGCGGTCGCCGGGCAGTGCTCCTGCGGCAAGTCGGACTGCGGCGCGCCCGGCGCGCACCCGCTGGACTTCGCGCCCGGCGTGGGCGCCGGAGCGACACTCGACGAGGTGACCGAGGCCTGGGCCGAGGTGCCGGGCGCCGCGGTGATGCTGCCGGTCGGCCGGGCGTTCGACGTGATCGAGGTCGCCGAGTCGGCCGGGCGGCGCGCCCTGGTCAGGCTGGAGCGCATGGGCCTGCCGCTCGGCCCGGTGACGGCGACGCCGGAGGGCCGCGCGCACTTCTTCGTCGCCCCCGGGTCAGCCGCGCAGCTGCCGGGCCTGCTGTACCGGATGGCGTGGGACGACACCGCCCTCGACCTGCACGCCCTGGGCCCCGGCGCGTACATCACGGCCCCGCCCTCCGACCGCGGCGGCCTCGGCCCGGTCCGCTGGCTCCGCTCCCCCGCCCTGGACTCCGCGACGAGCCCCCCGTCGGCGCGCCTGCTGATCGGCACGCTGGCGTATGTGGCGCATCGCTCCCCCGTCTAG
- a CDS encoding ATP synthase F0 subunit B, with protein MDVQKKLDEIVAMVTSARSMPMSASCVVNRAELLAMLEEVRRALPDSLAEAQELIGDREQMVERARQEAERIIESAHAQRGSLISDTEVARRSQAEADRILAEARQEAEEIRAEADDYVDSKLANFEVVLTKTLGSVGRGREKLLGTGPGLDENGYEDEDAPERSHDPETLRRDADAYVDAKLGAFEAVLAKTLDAVGKGRQKLHGRIATDDLGALAGDTTTVQHTSDADYLADLAALADTPDPAPAIPAQQTEPAYAQAQDPYGYQQPDQYGYQQTYAQQDAYGYQQADPYAAYPQAGAYDQHQQQAAYDQGQSQQAYGGTGALDETSLFDTSMISAEQLRAYEQERGGH; from the coding sequence GTGGACGTGCAGAAGAAGCTCGACGAGATCGTCGCGATGGTCACCAGCGCCCGGTCCATGCCCATGTCGGCGTCGTGCGTGGTCAACCGCGCCGAACTGCTCGCGATGCTCGAAGAGGTCCGCCGGGCGCTGCCCGACTCCCTGGCCGAGGCCCAGGAGCTGATCGGCGACCGGGAGCAGATGGTGGAGCGGGCCCGCCAGGAGGCCGAGCGGATCATCGAGAGCGCGCACGCCCAGCGCGGCTCCCTGATCTCCGACACCGAGGTCGCCCGCCGCTCCCAGGCGGAGGCCGACCGGATCCTCGCCGAGGCCCGCCAGGAGGCCGAGGAGATCCGCGCCGAGGCCGACGACTATGTCGACTCCAAGCTCGCCAACTTCGAGGTCGTCCTCACCAAGACGCTGGGCTCGGTCGGCCGCGGCCGCGAGAAGCTCCTCGGCACCGGTCCCGGCCTCGACGAGAACGGCTACGAGGACGAGGACGCCCCCGAGCGCAGCCACGACCCGGAGACCCTGCGCCGCGACGCCGACGCGTACGTGGACGCCAAGCTCGGCGCCTTCGAGGCCGTCCTCGCCAAGACCCTGGATGCCGTCGGCAAGGGCCGCCAGAAGCTGCACGGCCGGATCGCCACCGACGACCTCGGCGCGCTGGCCGGCGACACCACCACCGTCCAGCACACCAGCGACGCCGACTACCTCGCCGACCTCGCGGCCCTCGCCGACACCCCGGACCCGGCGCCCGCGATCCCGGCCCAGCAGACGGAGCCGGCCTACGCACAGGCGCAGGACCCGTACGGCTACCAGCAGCCCGACCAGTACGGTTACCAGCAGACGTACGCCCAGCAGGACGCCTACGGCTACCAGCAGGCCGACCCGTACGCCGCCTACCCCCAGGCCGGGGCCTACGACCAGCACCAGCAGCAGGCCGCGTACGACCAGGGGCAGAGCCAGCAGGCATACGGCGGGACAGGCGCCCTCGACGAGACCAGCCTCTTCGACACCAGCATGATCAGCGCCGAGCAGCTGCGGGCCTACGAACAGGAACGCGGCGGTCACTGA
- a CDS encoding flavodoxin family protein: MTTPVVSIAYHSGYGHTAVLAEAVRDGAADAGAQVHLIKVDEITEEQWATLDASDAIVFGSPTYMGTASGTFHVFAEASSKRWFGQDWKDKLAAGFTNSGSKSGDKLHTLQFFQILAAQHGMNWVNLGLHPGWNVSTGSEHDLNRLGVFAGAAAQTNNDEGPEAVHKADIATARHLGRRVAEAARVFTLGRAAA; the protein is encoded by the coding sequence GTGACCACCCCTGTTGTCTCCATCGCCTACCACTCCGGCTACGGCCACACCGCCGTCCTCGCCGAAGCCGTACGGGACGGCGCCGCGGACGCCGGCGCCCAGGTCCACCTGATCAAGGTCGACGAGATCACCGAAGAGCAGTGGGCGACCCTCGACGCCTCGGACGCGATCGTCTTCGGCTCGCCGACCTACATGGGCACCGCGTCCGGCACCTTCCACGTCTTCGCCGAGGCGTCCTCGAAGCGGTGGTTCGGGCAGGACTGGAAGGACAAGCTGGCCGCCGGCTTCACCAACTCCGGGTCCAAGAGCGGCGACAAGCTGCACACCCTGCAGTTCTTCCAGATCCTGGCCGCGCAGCACGGCATGAACTGGGTCAACCTCGGTCTGCACCCCGGCTGGAACGTCAGCACCGGCTCCGAGCACGACCTCAACCGCCTCGGCGTCTTCGCCGGTGCCGCCGCCCAGACCAACAACGACGAGGGTCCGGAGGCCGTCCACAAGGCCGACATCGCCACCGCCCGGCACCTCGGCCGCCGCGTCGCGGAGGCGGCGCGCGTCTTCACGCTCGGCCGCGCGGCCGCCTGA
- the mutM gene encoding bifunctional DNA-formamidopyrimidine glycosylase/DNA-(apurinic or apyrimidinic site) lyase yields MPELPEVEVVRRGLERWVAHRTVAEVEVLHPRSVRRHLAGGDDFAHRLKGQRIGTPSRRGKYLWIPVDTTGTAILAHLGMSGQLLVQPHQSPDEKHLRIRVRFDDALATELRFVDQRTFGGLSLHETAPDGLPDVIAHIARDPFDPLFDDEAFHQALRRKRTTIKRALLDQSLISGVGNIYADEALWRSRIHYERPTAGFTRPRTAELLGHIRDVMNAALAVGGTSFDSLYVNVNGESGYFDRSLDAYGREGEPCRRCTTPLRRRPWMNRSSYFCPSCQRAPRVSS; encoded by the coding sequence GTGCCCGAGTTGCCCGAGGTCGAAGTCGTGCGGCGCGGGCTGGAGCGCTGGGTGGCCCACCGGACGGTGGCCGAGGTGGAGGTGCTGCACCCGCGGTCCGTCCGCCGTCACCTGGCCGGCGGTGACGACTTCGCGCACCGGCTGAAGGGGCAGCGCATAGGCACCCCCAGCCGCCGCGGGAAATACCTCTGGATTCCCGTCGACACCACGGGTACGGCGATCCTCGCCCACCTCGGCATGAGCGGTCAGCTCCTCGTCCAACCGCACCAGTCGCCGGACGAGAAGCACCTCAGGATCCGGGTCCGCTTCGACGACGCCCTCGCCACCGAGCTGCGCTTCGTCGACCAGCGCACCTTCGGCGGCCTCTCGCTGCATGAGACCGCCCCCGACGGGCTGCCCGACGTCATCGCGCACATCGCCCGCGACCCGTTCGACCCGCTCTTCGACGACGAGGCCTTCCACCAGGCACTGCGCCGCAAGCGCACCACCATCAAACGGGCCCTGCTCGACCAGTCGCTGATCAGCGGCGTCGGCAATATCTACGCGGACGAGGCGCTGTGGCGCTCCCGCATCCACTACGAGCGCCCCACCGCCGGCTTCACGCGCCCCCGTACCGCGGAACTCCTCGGTCACATCAGGGACGTGATGAACGCGGCGCTCGCCGTCGGCGGCACCAGCTTCGACAGCCTCTACGTGAACGTCAACGGCGAGTCGGGCTACTTCGACCGGTCGCTGGACGCATACGGCCGCGAGGGCGAGCCCTGCCGGCGCTGCACCACGCCCCTGCGCCGCCGCCCGTGGATGAACCGCTCCAGTTACTTCTGCCCGAGCTGTCAGAGGGCGCCGCGCGTATCGTCGTAA
- the rpmF gene encoding 50S ribosomal protein L32: protein MAVPKRKMSRSNTRHRRSQWKAAVPTLVACERCHEPKQQHIACPSCGTYNKRQVLEV, encoded by the coding sequence GTGGCTGTTCCGAAGCGGAAGATGTCGCGCAGCAACACGCGCCACCGCCGGTCGCAGTGGAAGGCTGCGGTCCCCACCCTGGTCGCGTGCGAGCGCTGCCACGAGCCCAAGCAGCAGCACATCGCGTGCCCGTCGTGCGGCACCTACAACAAGCGCCAGGTCCTCGAGGTCTGA
- a CDS encoding acylphosphatase produces the protein MNDDARLVAWVRGRVQGVGFRWFTRAKALEIGDLSGFALNLDDGRVQVVAEGPRKGCERLLEWLRGDDTPGRVDGVTEIWDTPRGGYDGFAIR, from the coding sequence ATGAACGACGACGCACGGCTGGTGGCGTGGGTGCGCGGACGTGTCCAAGGGGTGGGTTTCCGCTGGTTCACCCGGGCCAAGGCGCTGGAGATCGGCGACCTGAGCGGTTTCGCTCTCAATCTGGACGACGGACGGGTCCAGGTGGTCGCCGAGGGGCCCCGGAAGGGGTGCGAGCGTCTGCTGGAGTGGCTCCGGGGCGACGACACACCCGGGCGTGTGGACGGAGTCACTGAGATTTGGGACACGCCCCGCGGCGGCTACGACGGCTTCGCGATCCGCTGA